A window of Streptomyces armeniacus contains these coding sequences:
- a CDS encoding winged helix-turn-helix domain-containing protein — MRVLIVDDTAGDGDHGGRGDGSGPVRRGESAAERLAGELRRAGYAVAVVGDDGAVPRPSRPPHPTHPPRPSVLEYAGLVLDAPRRRASREGRPVLLSAREFGVLEVLMRADGAVVSGEELVARVWNGEVGARSNAVRITVSRLRAKLGKPVVVETVPRVGYRLRRLPLSQAAAPREAPHAAPRPAPHGTANRRPAPSP, encoded by the coding sequence ATGCGTGTGCTGATCGTGGATGACACAGCGGGCGACGGGGATCACGGGGGCCGCGGCGACGGGAGCGGTCCTGTACGGCGCGGGGAGTCGGCCGCCGAGCGGCTGGCCGGTGAGCTGCGGCGCGCCGGGTACGCCGTGGCGGTCGTCGGTGACGACGGCGCCGTGCCGCGCCCGTCCCGGCCGCCGCACCCAACGCACCCGCCCCGCCCGTCCGTTCTGGAGTACGCCGGACTCGTACTGGACGCGCCGCGCCGCCGTGCCAGCCGCGAGGGGCGGCCGGTGCTGCTGTCCGCCCGGGAGTTCGGCGTGCTCGAGGTGCTGATGCGGGCCGACGGTGCGGTGGTCAGCGGCGAGGAGCTGGTGGCCCGTGTGTGGAACGGGGAAGTGGGCGCCCGGAGCAACGCCGTACGGATCACCGTCAGCAGACTGCGGGCCAAGCTCGGGAAGCCGGTGGTGGTGGAGACGGTGCCGCGGGTCGGGTACCGCCTGCGGCGGCTGCCCCTCTCTCAGGCGGCGGCGCCCCGTGAGGCGCCTCACGCGGCGCCCCGCCCGGCGCCTCACGGGACGGCCAACCGGCGGCCCGCGCCGTCGCCGTAG
- a CDS encoding ABC transporter ATP-binding protein, producing MTEGDRLWLVLICLCVVVAALAETGAVLLFGQLADNALQKGSVSAFWGPAAQWLGMAVFGALVGYAGNSAAVWVAERFVMRLRARVFGHVQALPPHFFQRHRQGDLVERLTGDVEAIEQMVVSGVVQTVSALFSTVFFFGAALFLRWDLALATFVLAPLFWLAARQFATRIKTAARQERVADGAITSVVEESLGNIVLTQAYNRQRDEEQRLSTEAGAWMRASVRGNRLSEMYEQLVEVMETVCVLAIIGLGAWEISAGRMTLGQLLSFAAFLGYLFPPIRQLGQLGLVVTAATAGAERLLEILAAKPAVTDPPGAGRPPHGIRGVVEFDRVSFRYPGPDGSSDEAVRAPGLDRAPGPGPSPDRAPYALRDVSFTARPGELILLTGPSGAGKSTVSKLLPRFYDPAAGDIRLDGIRLDALPLEFLRERVTLLPQETLVLHGTIRENIACGRPGGTATDDEIRRAARDAAAHDFIAALPDGYATHIAPGTAQLSGGQLQRIAIARALLRDSPVLVLDEPTAGLDAVAARQVIAPLRHLMHGRTTLLITHDLHVAPDADRILVLDGGRLVESGRHAELLARGGTYARLYGDGAGRRLAVP from the coding sequence ATGACCGAGGGCGACCGGCTCTGGCTGGTGCTGATCTGCCTGTGCGTCGTGGTCGCCGCCCTCGCGGAGACCGGCGCCGTCCTCCTCTTCGGCCAACTGGCCGACAACGCCCTGCAGAAGGGGTCGGTCAGCGCGTTCTGGGGACCGGCCGCGCAGTGGCTGGGAATGGCGGTCTTCGGCGCCCTCGTCGGCTACGCCGGGAACTCCGCCGCGGTATGGGTCGCCGAACGGTTCGTGATGCGGCTGCGGGCCCGCGTCTTCGGCCACGTACAGGCGCTGCCGCCGCACTTCTTCCAGCGCCACCGCCAGGGCGACCTCGTGGAACGCCTCACCGGCGACGTCGAGGCCATCGAGCAGATGGTCGTCTCCGGGGTCGTCCAGACCGTGTCGGCGCTGTTCAGCACGGTCTTCTTCTTCGGCGCCGCGCTCTTCCTGCGCTGGGACCTGGCCCTCGCCACGTTCGTGCTTGCGCCGCTGTTCTGGCTGGCCGCCCGGCAGTTCGCCACCCGTATCAAGACCGCGGCCCGGCAGGAGCGCGTCGCCGACGGGGCGATCACCTCCGTCGTCGAGGAGTCGCTGGGCAACATAGTGCTGACCCAGGCGTACAACCGGCAGCGCGACGAGGAGCAGCGGCTGAGCACCGAGGCCGGCGCCTGGATGCGCGCGTCCGTACGCGGGAACCGGCTGAGCGAGATGTACGAGCAGCTGGTCGAGGTCATGGAGACCGTGTGCGTTCTGGCCATCATCGGGCTCGGCGCGTGGGAGATCTCCGCTGGCCGGATGACGCTCGGGCAGCTGCTGTCCTTCGCCGCGTTCCTCGGCTATCTCTTCCCGCCGATACGGCAGTTGGGCCAGCTCGGGCTCGTCGTCACCGCCGCCACCGCGGGAGCCGAGCGGCTGCTGGAGATCCTCGCCGCGAAGCCCGCCGTCACCGACCCGCCGGGCGCCGGGCGCCCGCCCCACGGGATACGCGGCGTGGTGGAGTTCGACCGGGTCTCGTTCCGCTACCCCGGCCCCGACGGGAGCTCGGACGAAGCGGTGCGCGCCCCCGGTCTCGACCGCGCGCCCGGCCCCGGCCCCAGCCCCGACCGCGCCCCGTACGCCCTCCGCGACGTCTCCTTCACCGCGCGCCCCGGGGAGCTGATCCTGCTCACCGGGCCCAGCGGCGCCGGCAAGTCGACCGTCTCCAAGCTCCTGCCCCGCTTCTACGACCCGGCCGCCGGCGACATCCGGCTCGACGGGATACGGCTGGACGCCCTCCCGCTGGAGTTCCTGCGCGAGCGCGTCACGCTCCTCCCCCAGGAGACGCTCGTCCTGCACGGCACCATCCGCGAGAACATCGCCTGCGGACGGCCGGGCGGGACCGCGACCGACGACGAGATCCGCCGGGCCGCCCGCGACGCCGCCGCCCACGACTTCATCGCCGCGCTCCCCGACGGCTACGCCACCCATATCGCCCCGGGCACCGCCCAGTTGTCCGGCGGCCAGCTCCAGCGCATCGCCATCGCCCGTGCCCTGCTGCGCGACTCCCCCGTACTGGTCCTGGACGAGCCGACGGCAGGCCTCGACGCCGTCGCCGCCCGCCAGGTGATCGCGCCGCTGCGGCACCTGATGCACGGGCGTACGACGCTGCTCATCACGCACGATCTGCACGTGGCCCCGGACGCGGACCGCATCCTCGTACTCGACGGGGGCCGCCTGGTGGAGTCGGGCCGCCACGCGGAACTGCTGGCGCGGGGCGGCACGTACGCGCGGCTCTACGGCGACGGCGCGGGCCGCCGGTTGGCCGTCCCGTGA
- a CDS encoding response regulator translates to MSEPIRVLICEDQQLVRAGYVTILGSEPDVEVVGEAEDGGEAVEKAGRLRPDVVVMDIRMPGMDGIDATRLLAGPDVADPVKVLVVTTFNVDEYVYAALRAGASGFLLKNARPAELVDAVRTVATGDSLLAPAVTRSLIGRFGERIRPGGPVPPDEREHAALTLRETEVLRLIATGMSNAEIAEQLVISHETVKTYVSRILSKLELRDRVQAVVFAYRTGVMEMRG, encoded by the coding sequence GTGAGTGAGCCGATACGTGTGCTGATCTGTGAGGACCAGCAGCTCGTGCGGGCCGGTTACGTCACCATTCTCGGCTCGGAGCCCGACGTCGAAGTGGTCGGCGAGGCCGAGGACGGAGGCGAGGCGGTCGAGAAGGCCGGGCGGCTGCGCCCCGACGTCGTGGTGATGGACATACGGATGCCCGGCATGGACGGCATCGATGCGACCAGGCTGCTCGCCGGGCCCGACGTCGCCGACCCGGTCAAGGTGCTCGTGGTGACGACGTTCAACGTCGACGAGTACGTGTACGCGGCCCTGCGCGCCGGGGCCAGCGGGTTCCTGCTCAAGAACGCGCGGCCGGCGGAGCTGGTCGACGCCGTGCGTACGGTCGCCACCGGCGACTCGCTGCTCGCACCGGCGGTGACCCGCAGCCTGATCGGCCGCTTCGGCGAGCGCATACGCCCCGGCGGCCCCGTGCCGCCGGACGAGCGGGAGCACGCCGCACTGACGCTGCGCGAGACCGAGGTGCTGCGGCTGATCGCTACGGGGATGTCCAACGCGGAGATCGCGGAGCAGTTGGTGATCAGCCATGAGACGGTGAAGACGTACGTCTCCCGCATTCTGTCGAAGCTGGAGCTGCGCGACCGCGTGCAGGCGGTCGTCTTCGCCTACCGGACCGGTGTCATGGAGATGCGCGGCTGA